CCCTCAACCAGCTCCTGGTGGAGATGGACGGCTTCGAGGCCAACGAGGGGGTCATCATCGTGGCCGCCACGAACCGCCCCGACGTGCTGGACCAGGCCCTCCTGCGGCCCGGCCGCTTCGACCGCCGCATCGTCGTGCCGAGGCCGGACCTTCGCGGTCGGGAGGAGATCCTCGGGGTGCACGTGCGCCCCCTGAAGCTGGGGCCCGACGTGGTCCTCTCCATCCTGGCCCGGGGGACCCCGGGGTTCTCGGGCGCGGACCTGGCCAACCTCGCCAACGAGGCCGCCCTGCGGGCCGCCCGCCGGGGAGCCAAGACCGTGGACATGGAGGACTTCGAGTTCGCCAAGGACAAGGTCCTCATGGGGACCGAGCGGCGCTCCATGATCCTCTCGGAGGCCGACAAGAAGGTCGTGGCCACCCACGAGGCCGGCCACGCGGTGGTGGCCTACCACCTTCCCAACGCCGATCCCATCCACAAGGTCTCCATCGTTCCCCGTGGCATGGCCCTGGGCGTCACGCAGCAGCTCCCCATGGACGACAAGTACAACTACTCACGGGAGTACCTGGAGGCCGAAATCGCCGTCATGCTGGGCGGCCGCACGGCGGAGGAGATCTTCATCGGCTCCGTCACGACGGGCGCCGGAAACGACTTCGAAAAGGCCACCGAGATGGCCTGGAAGATGGTCACGGCCTGGGGCATGAGCGAGAAACTCGGGCCCCTCGCCTACCGGGGCGAGCGCACCAGCATCGCGGCCTACTGGGACGCCCCCACGTGGGGCCAGTATTCGGCCGACACGGCGCGGGAGATCGACGAGGAGGTCAAGCGCATCGTCATCGAGGCCAAGGAGACGGCCGAGCGCATCCTGAACGAACACAAGGAGGCCATGGGCGCCGTCATTTCCGCCCTCCTGGACCGGGAGGTCCTGGACAAGGAGGAATTCGAGGCCCTGCTCCGCGGGGAGACGCTTCCCGCGGCCCACGCCTCCT
The sequence above is a segment of the Acidobacteriota bacterium genome. Coding sequences within it:
- the ftsH gene encoding ATP-dependent zinc metalloprotease FtsH; amino-acid sequence: GNKAFSFGKSKARMVSEPKNKVTFKDVAGIEEVKEELFEIIDFLKDPQKFQKLGGKIPKGVLLMGAPGTGKTLLAKAIAGEAGVPFFSISGSEFVELFVGVGASRVRDLFEQAKKNAPCIVFIDEIDAVGRNRGVGSMGGHEEREQTLNQLLVEMDGFEANEGVIIVAATNRPDVLDQALLRPGRFDRRIVVPRPDLRGREEILGVHVRPLKLGPDVVLSILARGTPGFSGADLANLANEAALRAARRGAKTVDMEDFEFAKDKVLMGTERRSMILSEADKKVVATHEAGHAVVAYHLPNADPIHKVSIVPRGMALGVTQQLPMDDKYNYSREYLEAEIAVMLGGRTAEEIFIGSVTTGAGNDFEKATEMAWKMVTAWGMSEKLGPLAYRGERTSIAAYWDAPTWGQYSADTAREIDEEVKRIVIEAKETAERILNEHKEAMGAVISALLDREVLDKEEFEALLRGETLPAAHASSPSPQAGEGLANPAADAPPASPKIPSPAPQLGGA